The DNA sequence caaAGGAAAGTGTTTAGATGGTTCAATACGAACCAAGAATAGCGTTAATTGAATAAGAAATAGTTGGTGAtcatcactcaaacataaagCTTTAGATTGAAAACTAGAGTGTAGAATATGTCATCTATAAGGAAATATGCGTGGATTATAGAAACCGCATCATCTGCACAGTGTTCAAAAGCAggatatataacaaataaaaattaataccaGTTTTAAGAGGAGAAagagggaggggggagggggcaATGAACCTCTATCTTGAAGGAAAAAGACAACATAATACAATGGTTAAAACCTCAATACAATAAAAGAGAGTCATTTCCTTACTCCTGTGTCAGTTCTTTgtgcttgggctatgccttcAACTTCTTtcgataaaattttttattatttatcaaaaaataaaagaatatcagctctattaaatgaaaaaaaaaatgtgaagcaGTAGAAAGAGATATTCTATTAAAGTTGTGCATATGAAATACCAAGAAAATACGTGAAAAGTTTCAGCTTCCTTCAGTCATCTTTTTAACCCAGCAAAACCAACCCCAATCCCTCATATTTAGCCACTACAGAAAGTTCGGGTAACCAGATTCCCTCATGTTCACACCCCTGCCTTCATAACCTAGTCCTCCATCCCCATGATCAATCTAATTAAAAACTTAAGTTCTTTCAATCACAATCACAAGCCATCCTGACTTATCTTAATGTCAACCAAACAAATAAGCAATCTTAAACAGCTTTTCCAAATATGTCATATGACAGTGAGTAAACAGACTTGGCGAACTTTACAGTTTTTTCAACCACAATCACAAGCCATCCTGACTTATCATGACGTCAACCAAATAAGCAATCTTAAACAGCATTTCGAAATATGTCATATGACAGTGAGTAAACAAACTAGGCATAACTCGGCGAACTTATTATCTGGCTAAAGCAAAAAACAAAGCCAAGTGTCTTCCCCCCTGTGAAGTATATCATATCAAGTCCTTCAGATCTACAAAAAGAAATCTTTGATGGTTCAGGAAAACCTTATAGCACGAGATTGAGCTTCAAGCCACATCATAGCTTTGGTACAGACTGAGTATGTAAGTATAACATTGGCCTTGTAAAATTTCAACATGTAAACTGTTACCTAACCTACGTATACAAAAACTCACGAGAAGTGATAGGtgcaaaatggaaaaattgCCACCCCAAACTAAAGCCTAAGATCATTATACAGGTATAAAGAAAATATCCAGAATACAGgtataaacaaaatatcaaGTAGAGAAAAAGACAAGAAGTTAGACAATACCTGCATGAAGTTGTAGTGCTCTCTCCCAATTGATTCATTTTCTGCAATAGCGAAGTACGCTAGTATGGGGTAATGGCCAACGTATGATGCATAGCTATCTCGTTGAATGTTCACTGCCCATTCACTGCCCATCCAAAGTACGTGTATATACACATTCAAATGAAGAACAACAAACTAACAAGTAAacttcacttaaaaaaaaaaaaaagaagaagaagaagaagaagataaaacatGGGTTTTCAAAGAATTGGCAGCCTCACAATCTATTCAAATCTGCATGCCCAGTACCGACATATTTAGCTTGAAGGTGCTCAAGCTGGGAATTGATGTTAAACCTGTCGCTGGCCTGCACAGTCAAACGTAGCAAGCTTATCGATTTTTCAAGCGActgaagaaattaaaatataaagattttagtatcaaaggatgtaaaaattcaaaattccaGCAACGATTTTAAAGACAAAAGTCAAGCTAAATCGAATAGCTAATAATTTCAAAGTATGACACTTgtagaaaatgaaagacaaaCAAAAAGTGTTCCACAAGGCAGCACCGATAGTGTATTAGGTTTTTGACGAGCAACGGGAGTGAGAAGGAATAGGGGATTAGGGTTTACGGCTTCGATTGTACCGTCGTAAGGGGTTCAGAATGCAAGAAGTTAAACTCGAGAGAGAGACTTACCTGCATATTGACGTCTGGGGGAATTGAACTGCAGTAACGAGGAACGAGCAACGGAAGAACGAGCAAACTTTCCCCGCGCAGATAGAATGCGACAGACCGATTTTGTTGGGCATACGATATTGGATGGGATTCCTAACCCCGTTTCGTTTGGATGGGGAATCTTACCCGTTTGAATTTAGGGCTGGTTtggtaattaaaataaaatataaaatttttatctcatctcatattattttattattatattttttttaaatttttatataaaatataaactataataaataatttaatttttttaaattttaatacactttttataaattttaaaataataataatattaaaatataatattttaaacttcaaaataaaatataaaattctcatatcaccCCCAAACCTGTAGAGATGGATATCGAtcgtctcatctcaatatctaaaattttaaatattatttaaatataaatactttttaattttattttaattttaatttttcatttaatcaatacttaattattatattttttcaaatttttagataaaatataaaaaataattcaatttttttaaattttaaaataaaaattaaaaaaattctactaattatcctcacacaccacgtaccatatattattttttattttttattttttagacttatcaaatatatagtatatggatTATaggtagaagaactcaattagtttaaaaagaataaaatcaacaaaataaaaatttaaaatatattttttaaaataaataaataaataatgtgatatgtggtgtgtgggatCATGAGTAGtaaatctcaaaaaattatattataaaaatattttaattttataatctttttatttaatcttttttctggacaattgaattaaattattttttttagaaattattattccttgttttaatttttgttattataaattttattgaaatgagattgatttatgaaacttttaaaaaatcttctatgattaatgtaattaaacataataaaaagagtaacaatttttgttataattgatAAGACAAACACATCATTATATATCGATTAATCAACGTCCCCTAAAATACACCAGAGTTctgtttttctaaaaatatatctaaaatattaatcaatgcAATCAAATATATAGTTTACAGCATCtatattacttatataataagatttaatttataagatttaaattattatttatatgataaaatttaatttattagaatttaattttaaattttattaataaaatcaaatcGTATCATATATAATCGATTTGCTAAGTGTGTATGTGTGTACCgacttatatattagaattttcttttatttattaattttgaaaagcaaagaaatatCTCTCTCACCCTTAAAATGTACTCTCATAAATCTCAAACCCAAACCTCACTTATGAAATGCTACTGACCGTCGTATTTGGCATTAGGCTTTGCCTTTGAACCGTAATATCCCAGTCGCGCCCACTCATTCAAATAGAGAGAGATCACAAACCTAATTTCAATGATTAATTTACTCTTTTTTCACATATAAGTAATACAACTATCACCACCAAAATGGTAGCTCAGTTAGTTCGAGCTGATATTTCATGACTTCGAAGTTAGGAGTTCAAGTCATGACATAAATTGAAACCACTTGTAGTAGTAAAACCTGACATTTGGGTCATGAGATGGACTTTGGACTAACTGGATACTCTGGAGGTGTTGTGATGACAGACTCATCCTTGGAGTAGTAGCTATGGCTCAAACCGAATATTTCACAATAGGGAGGAGCTCCTATAGTCATGCTCAAGGAAGGTTGCTGCGCTGGTCACCCCAGCCTCCCCTTTTGCGAAGGGAAAAAATAGTAGTACAACTATCATCAAGAGTATCAAGGAATATATATTTCCAGACAATATTTGGTAGACATTTCAGCACGTTTGGGGCCTTTGCCCCCAAAAACTTTCACCCTAGAACAACCAAATCCAGGAAGCAATAAAACAAAAGCCATTCAAAATGGAACAAAGCACTCTTTTGTGGCCATCTGATGTTATTAGAAATATTGGTGTAGCTCGATAGGATTGACTCTGTTTCTCCGGGACTTCTAGTTGGGAGGCAAGAGGTCAGAAAGCTCCCTTGAACAGGTTGACTGGCAGCCTTGGCTGACTCATCACCTGTCATATAGATGAGccaaattaataacatatgCAGAAACTGGTCGGCTATATTTAAAGCAGAAACATATGCTAAACAGAATCACTCTGAAGATGCTTCATTAATAGAAGAAAACTACTAATAAACTATATCTAGCAAaatagaagattttttttttataagtaaaatagaagaaaaattaatcatCCCGTCAGTGCCCTATTACTCCAAATGAGCTCATTGCAAAGTAACCAAATAGATTCCTTTTTTCATTAGTAATTAACTGCATTCTAAAAGTACCTGCTGCTATATCAGCGAGTAATTATCAACAGCTAAAACAGCAATGGGTTTATAGGAAAAACACAGTACCAACAATTCTCGTAGTCAGTATTATAAATACACAAACTACAAACAGGACTTCGTTCCGTAAAGAGTGTACTGTATATTGAGATACTAGCCAAGCTGAGGATAAAACAGTCCCCAGGTACTTGGGCTAAGATTTTGCATTGGTTAATAAAATTTTCCGACTACCCATTGAGAAAAAGGGACCCTGGCTTACTGTGAAACGGCACAAGCAGAAAAAGCATATATGTGGGATACTGGTGAAGATACTACCATACCAAGTCTTTAGGCTTGGAATGCATCAACTCAAATTATGTATACCAACCTTTCTCCATGGACCTGCTTTTGATGAAGTCTGAATTTCCTTATCAGCCTAAAGAATCAATGATGAATCATGAGAAAGAACATAAACATTAGGTCTATGTATTCTCATACaattacaaaatgaaaaaaaaaaaatacaaactaattTACCTCTTCAAACTTGACGAAGTTTTGAGTATCCAACTCATCAATGACCTCAGGAATAAATGCAGCTTTCATTTGATACAATCTGTCCCATTCAGTGCCTTTGAACCATGGATGAGCCTAAAAATAACCAGGTCAACAAGCAAATTAGTTAATTAACAACACAAAGTTAAAATGCAAACCAATATAATAGAACACATCATACAACACCTTTATTTCATCTGCGCCTTTTGTTCCAAGACGATAGAAACACCACTTTTCGAATGATaaactgttaaaaaaagaaGGTTTCATAACAGTTTTTGATAAAACTAATCACAGATATACCAATCAATGGAATCAAAACTTGTGTAGCAATCAATGTCTTCGACATGCTTAAAACTGTGTTCTGACAACCAAAATGGCATGATCTCTTTATGCCGAGTCACCAATAATCACCACAAGAGCACTTTCCATCCTTGAAATGGTGAAATCGGCTATTATCCCTCACAATGATCTCTCTCCCCACAATCTTTGATATAAACTTGGTTGCTGTGTGGCAGTCCATGCAGACACGAATGTTCTTTGTTACTCGAATTGTTGTTCCCGCAGGAGTGCTAATGATGCCGAATGCTATAGCGAGCCTTTCACTGTGTCTACAAAGTAAGTTTTTCTTCTGCTCCTCTTCAACATCATGGAGCACCTCCTTTGTGTTGGGAACATACCCTTCTCGCTCCATCTGCTCTAGTAAAACTTCCAGGGCCTCGTTTATTCTGTCATAATATGGATGGGATTTATCTCCGGACACAAAAGCATGCACCTTGTTCTTAACTTCGATCCAGCTGCAAGCTGGTTTCTTTTTCATGCCCTTATTTCTCATGAAGATTCTCAACTTCTCTACATCTTTCCATCTCCTGGCAGCAGAATATATGTTTGACAATAGAATGTAAGCTCCCATATTTTCCGGATCAACCCTGAATATTCTCTCAGCCACCTTTTCTGCCAATTCAACATTCTTCTGAACTCTACAAGCTGACAAAAGTGTTGACCATACGCTTCCTGTTGGTCCTATATGCATGTCAGATATAAACTTGAAAGCTTCATCCAGCCTTCCTGCCCGACTCAGAAGGTCTGCAACAGCAGCATAGTGCTCCAAGCCAGGAGCAATTCCAAAATCCTCAGTCATACTATTGAAATATTTCCAAGCTTCATCTACCAATCCAGCATGGCTGCAGGCAGTCAACACAGCCACAAAAGCCACATCATTTGGTTTTACTCCCTCCATTTCCATCTGCTCAAATAAGGAAATGGCATCATGGGCATGCCCATGCAAAGCATATCCCATGATCATGGCCGTCCATGACACCATGTCATGTAGCTCCATCTTATCAAAAATCCATCTAGCTATCCTAATGTTCCCACATTTGGCATACATGTCAACAAGGGAGCTAGCTATAAAAACATTATCATCGAATCCACACCTAATTATATATCCATGTAGCTGCTTCCCCAAATGTAGGGTCGTCAAGTGAGCACAAGCTGGCATGATACTTGAAAAGGAAACATGCATTGGCTTGATTTTAGCCTTCAACATCTGTCGAAAGAATCTCAGGCCTTCATCAAACAGACCATTTTGCACACACCCTGCAATTATAGAGTTCCATGAGATGCCATCGTGCCAAGGTAAGAGATTGAAGAGCCGGCATGAATCTTCCACGCAAGTACACTTTGCATACATGTCAATTAAGCTACTTCCAACGAACAAATCCGCATCCAACCCATGTCTGATGGCATACCCATGTATTTCCTTTCCCTTAATAACATCCACATATTCTGCAAAGATAGGAAGGACACTCGACAAAGTGAAGGAATCCGGCTTCATGTTGTCATTCCCCATCTCTCTGACTATTGTTAAAGCATCTTCATACATTCCATTTTGTGCATTTCCTGCAATCACTGTATTCCAAGAAACAAGATCCTTTTTTGGCATCATATCAAATATCTTTCTCACACTGCTTTGATTCGAGTTactattattcttataattattcaaaCCCTCACCACCACCCATCTGTCTCTTTGATTTCTCGTCAAAGCATAGCATCCGTCCTTGGTCTACTAACTCCCCAGTCACAATTCTTCCACTCAATTCCCTAA is a window from the Juglans regia cultivar Chandler chromosome 7, Walnut 2.0, whole genome shotgun sequence genome containing:
- the LOC108984696 gene encoding uncharacterized protein At4g14342 isoform X2 → MQASDRFNINSQLEHLQAKYVGTGHADLNRFEWAVNIQRDSYASYVGHYPILAYFAIAENESIGREHYNFMQI
- the LOC108984696 gene encoding uncharacterized protein At4g14342 isoform X1 gives rise to the protein MQASDRFNINSQLEHLQAKYVGTGHADLNRFEWAVNIQRDSYASYVGHYPILAYFAIAENESIGREHYNFMQKMLLPCGLPPEREDD
- the LOC108984697 gene encoding putative pentatricopeptide repeat-containing protein At3g23330, producing the protein MSSPKTLLSTLLRNPTTIRTKSQAKQLHAHILTTKGTCSTHLSVLLSVYSNLNLLHELLLVFNTIHSPPALAWKSLIKCYTFHGFFHKSLASFIEMRAAGEHPDRHVFPSVLKSCTLMMDLKLGESLHACIIRLGMDFDLYTGNALMNMYSKFQSLGESGTLSGAPKVLDGMPEERGKGEGENVVVTVRELSGRIVTGELVDQGRMLCFDEKSKRQMGGGEGLNNYKNNSNSNQSSVRKIFDMMPKKDLVSWNTVIAGNAQNGMYEDALTIVREMGNDNMKPDSFTLSSVLPIFAEYVDVIKGKEIHGYAIRHGLDADLFVGSSLIDMYAKCTCVEDSCRLFNLLPWHDGISWNSIIAGCVQNGLFDEGLRFFRQMLKAKIKPMHVSFSSIMPACAHLTTLHLGKQLHGYIIRCGFDDNVFIASSLVDMYAKCGNIRIARWIFDKMELHDMVSWTAMIMGYALHGHAHDAISLFEQMEMEGVKPNDVAFVAVLTACSHAGLVDEAWKYFNSMTEDFGIAPGLEHYAAVADLLSRAGRLDEAFKFISDMHIGPTGSVWSTLLSACRVQKNVELAEKVAERIFRVDPENMGAYILLSNIYSAARRWKDVEKLRIFMRNKGMKKKPACSWIEVKNKVHAFVSGDKSHPYYDRINEALEVLLEQMEREGYVPNTKEVLHDVEEEQKKNLLCRHSERLAIAFGIISTPAGTTIRVTKNIRVCMDCHTATKFISKIVGREIIVRDNSRFHHFKDGKCSCGDYW